TCCATTAAATAGTGCTCCTGGATCTATGAAAAGTTCTTTTGTTTTGATATTGCCAATTAACTTTCCAGTTTTATAAATTTTTATTGTCTCTAAAGCCTCTACGTTACCTTTCATTGTTCCATGATTTAGGAAGTTATTGCACTTGATTTCTGCTTCTACATTAGCTTTTTCTCTTAGGTATATTGAGCTTGTGGAGTTTATAAGTCCTTTAAATATTCCTTCGATGATTATTGGCTTATTGCTTTCTACATATCCTTCGAATTCAAAATTGCTCTTTATAACATTTTGAATATTGCTTTCTTCAAATTCTAGGGTATCTATGCTCAATTTAACTCCTAAAAATGAATGCTTAATTAAAGCATTCATTTTTACTTTAACGTTAATTTTAAGTTTGTCTTTTGGCTCTTAATCT
The DNA window shown above is from Borrelia anserina Es and carries:
- a CDS encoding bactofilin family protein — translated: MNALIKHSFLGVKLSIDTLEFEESNIQNVIKSNFEFEGYVESNKPIIIEGIFKGLINSTSSIYLREKANVEAEIKCNNFLNHGTMKGNVEALETIKIYKTGKLIGNIKTKELFIDPGALFNGNCEMEEK